tttactatataaatAGATCAGGAACTGGCCATCTTACCCTCCGTGAGTTGAAGCGTGGCAACCTAATTTCTGCAATGCAGCATGTGGATGAAGAAGAAAGCCTGCAAATTTGGTGATGCtttttatgataataatattagttTCTGAGAAGTTTTGTTTCTCATTCagcattttgtttatattttctctAATTTGATGAATAACATTTTATTCCTACCATTCTATATTGCAGATACTTCTCTTATGAACACTTCTATGTAATATACTGCAAGTTTTGGGAGCTTGACACCGACCATGATTTTTTTATCGATAAAGAGAACCTTATCAGATATGGTAACCATGCCCTTACCTACCGGATTGTTGATAGGATTTTTTCTCAGGTTCATACTTGTGACATACtattttctttatgttatttATCCTCATAAATCAATTCTGTTTAAAGTGTTTAGTTATTCTTTTATATCAAAGAACAAAGAAAGATGATAATGCTTTTGGTTTTTCAGGTGCCAAGGAAATTTAGTAGCAAGGTTAAGGGGAAAATGGGTTATGAAGATTTTGTTTACTTTATACTGTCAGAGGAAGATAAATCGTTGGAACCTGGTCTGGAATACTGGTATATTTCCTCCCTTTTCTTTGATTCAAGCACATGAGAACCTTTATTTACTGATGAGCTTGTAATGGAGTCTTATACTAACGGATTTTCCCCCCATGAATTTAAGCTGAAGAGAAACAAATTGAAAATCGTTCTAAATGTACTTGCTTTTGACTGATGGGTAGAGAAATGGTTTTTTTAATCTTCTTTGtgtatttgaataatttaaaacgTAGCAATCTCTTCAATCATGAGCATGAGGTGGTTTGATAAAACTTAGCTgcatttttggtaaaaatacCATGGAGGTCCCTGTACCAGGAGTCACAAATGGGCAAATTAAGCcttgtatattagatcaaagagcaaactggtcttttctgttaaaaattccacccatttctattgttaaaaacagGCGTGTTTGACAAAATAATCGGACAGTTAAATACAAggaccagtttttaacaataaaaatgaatgaaaattttaaaataatttgcctatttttttagtacagggggcaaaatgcaatccaactcttATTACAAGggtctccatgatacttttaccttgCGTTTTCTTAGTAGCCTCATATGAGATATCATTAATAATGACAAAGTTACCTGATCCGCTGCATTGTTTGTTTAGGTTTAAATGCATTGATTTGGATGGAAATGGGGTGCTCACACCAAATGAACTGCAATTCTTTTACGAGGAGCAGTTACATCGAATGGAATGCATGGCCCAAGAAACAGTTCTCTTTGAGGATATACTATGCCAGATTGTTGACATGATCAGACCAGAGGTGAGTAGTGGATTCTCAGCTGATAACTTGTCTTTTTGTTTTGACTGTGTGTAGATCTACATATTTCTGCATGATCGGTGCTAATACATGATTGGTGTCGGTGATTACAGAAAGAGGACTATATCAGCCTACGCGACATGAAAAGCTGCAAACTTTCTGGACATGTTTTCAACATTCTTTTCAATCTCAATAAGTTCATTGCTTTCGAAACTCGTGATCCTTTTCTCATTCGTCAGGTATATATATCCaagtttaacttttaaattttaacgcCATTATGAGTACCCTCTTTACGAGGTGCTGACTACaaagatatatttattttagGAACGTGAAAATCCAACATTGACGGAGTGGGATCGTTTTGCACATAGAGAATATATTAGGCTTtccatggaagaagatattgaaGATGCTTCTAATGGAAGTGGAGATATTTGGGATGAATCATTTGAGGCACCCTTTTAAACTTAATCAGGTATGTTGTTGGAAATACATACAATTGAAATAGTTTCTTGTTGCAGTCTTTTTCTTGAGTGAGTTATTGTCACTAAAGTAAGGCTGAAAGTACATGTGAAGCCCCTCAATTATAGGGACTGAatcaaaatagtccctatactattaaaagaatcaaataagggcAAATTGTACATAGTTTAACACATTTACTGTTaaaaaaatgacaactttttcttttcatttgtaTAACTATAAAAACCTTTTGAAATATTAACTTTGTAAATAACATCTTTTTAAACAGTTTATGTTGAACTCTGTTGAAATTGGGACTTATTTGATTCGGTCCTTCTAATAGAGAGTATCCAGAGCTTGATCATGTATGGTATACCCGTTGAGTCCATAACACCTATTTCTTTAGTATTATCTGTTTTATACAGGAATCGTAGATGGGAAGGTAGATTAGCTTTAGAATACCACATGCATTAGTTTTTCTGTTTAGGGGCAATTGAAGAAGAATAGGGGAGTCCATGTAACTATTAATAATAGCTCATAAGGACAAATATGAAAAGCAAAATTTTGATTGTAATATGTGGGTCAGTGGGTGCCATCTTTTGTCTTCCATATGTTTCGTTTTTTTACCCTTCATTTGTTGCCTTGGTACTAATATGGTTTGGGTTTATGATTAAAGTCGAGTTTAGAATTAtaagatatgatatattttttaatacttttataatTAGATATTAGAATCACAAACATTggtaaattaatacaaatttcgtaaattataatataaatatgataaaataatttattaatatatgaaatataaattttaaatgcttTTTAAACAGAAATTATTTGTGAaagttaatttagaaaaaaaaaatttgattggaaaaattatatcaatctttaatttaactttttttgtttaaatttggttaagatttttaatttattcaaaacacCCCATATAAATTgtgaataaaacataaaacacaATGATAGAATTAATATTCCTAACAGCACAGACAAGATCTTTTCCTATGgattatcaaataaattaaaatccacTATTGATACCATTTTATTAACAATAATTAGGAAGGGATAGTGTACGCTCATTGAAATAAATTTTAGCCATTTTCATGTATATTGAAATAGTTACACCTATTGTCAGTCATATAACAAATTAacttaatttacattattaaaaaataaaaaaatcaaataaagaaacCAACAATGGGGTATATACTACATGACTTCTTTCTCTTTGACATAAAATAGGTTAGGTGTGAAAAATAATACACAACAAATATTGAAAGAATATTtacttccatatatatatataattttacagACGAACAATCTCCTAGCTGATTCAAGAGCCAATCTCACAAATCTCAAACCActttgtttaaaaactttttcaatGGAAACTTGAAAGGTAAGCTGTGGCAAAAAACAAAAGCTACTTACCAGATAATATTAAAGCTTTGTTATCTTTGGATTTCCAGGGCGATAGCTATTATCCCATGGATACCACTAAAGTGAGTCAGGTCATTTTCTATAATGATTCTCTGGGGCTTCATGTTGCGGCGGCAAGAGGTTTATGAAACTCCCTTGAACAGGTTGACTGGCAGCTGCGGCGGACTCGTCCTCTGCAAAATATATGCCGATATTAATGAGTGAATTATCCCCAAATACTGGATTATATAGATGTGCCTTAGACTATATCTCCCAAATACTTGATAATGTCTTACCAAAAAGGGATTTGATGGAGGGTCTCTTGGGCTTTGAGCTCTTCTTCTTCAACTCCGCTGCACAACggaataaataaaaatgggtcAAACACAAAGATAAGCTTGTGTGCAAAACAACCCGAAGAGAACAGACAAAGATAGATAGAGAAAAGCAATCATCAATGATCTCTGTAAAAACACAACGTATGTCAAAAGTACCGAGAGGAACGCTACAGGCATGGAAAACAAAAGGAACAAAAGGACAAAAGTATAAATTGGAGGAACCAAAATTACCAATGCCAGGTAATTGATTGTCATCTACAATTTCAAAGTTCTTGTATGTGTAACCGACAAAGTTTACATCCTTGGATGAAAGCATCTGTATCAAAAGGTGTAAAATTGATTAACGTTGCTCATGTCCTTTAACAGCAATTGCACTTTATTAATCATGTTAGGTTGAGTTCAATAATATGTCTGAAAACACGTACAAATTTTGTATGATGCTGGCTAGTCGAGTTCTTGAggttcaaaatattataataaaaaagtcTATTTGTACTAACCTTTCTCCAAGGACCTGATTTTGTGGCAGATGGAATTTGGTTGTCAGCCTGGTGCatgaaagaaaggagaaataagAATATGCCTTAACACAAATGTATATTTAGACACAACAACGATAATCCACCTCCTCAAACTTCTCGAAATTTTGCGTGTCCAACTCGTCATTGACTTCAGGAATAAATGCAGCTTTCATTTGATACAATTTGTCCCATTCAATACCTTTAAACCATGGGTGAGCCTGAAAAAGAACAGATACAGACGGTTAATATAGTCATTTCCATTCTATTTTAGAACAGAATCAAAGAATCTTGAACAGAACACACCGCACAACACCTTAATTTCATTAGCGCCCTTAGTGCCAAGCCTTTGCTCAACATTACATAAGAGTTTACTGATAAGATCTTTAGCTTCGGGGGATAGTTTTGCTTCTTCGGGAAATTTTAAGTGCGTTCTCCAATTTACTATCTAGAAGATATTGAACAAAGGACAATAAATAATCATCAATGACAAAGACAACAATAACTACCAACTACTTTGAGTTGCGATATAGAAGCATTTCATACATGATAGCATAACAATGTAATGATAAAAACTTACCTTCCGACAGGTCGACATTGGCTCATCAGAATAAAAGGGTGGATATCCAACAAGCATTTCATACATGATAGCACCAAGAGACCACCTAGAAAAGTATCCAAAAATCCACTATAACATATCTTACAAAATATTATCCTAAAATAAGCATATTTcatgaaatataaattaaataaaaaaatgtttaatataCAAACCAATCGCATTCCATTCCGTATCCTTTCTTCAGCAAAACCTCTGGAGCAATATAGTCAGGTGTACCGACCGTAGAATATGCCTGAGTATTACAACATTTAAATGTTTAAGCAAAATTAATTTGCAAtttcaacaaaaaagaaaaaagctttCTAAATAAACTTAGCATGAAAAAGCGGTGAGCTTATGGTCGTTCTAGAATATCTAAGGCAACTAACAGCTGTAAAATATAAGGCTTGCAAACTCTAAACAATGGAAAATAAGAAGCAACAAGTCTATAACTTTCTTGCTTTATGAAATCAATAGCTCAATCACTGATAACAATAAATAACGTTGAATTAGCTATATGATAGACAAGTAATTACAAGCATCCTTCTGTTCCTCTGCCAATGCTGCAATTGCTCTTGTTGTGTGCGTTTTGGTGGAGCAGGTCGTCCATCACTTTGAAGAGCCCCACTGAGATTCTTTGCTAAGGTAAAATCTTTTTCCTGGAGATTACTGCAATCTAATGGTTTACATAATCCAAAATCTGATAATTTCATATGACCATTTTTATCAAGTAGCAGGTTGTCAGGCTTGATGTCTCTGCAGCATGCCACATAGAATGAGTTCACCCCTTAGTGCAAATCCAGGAAGATTATTACATAAAAGCTTAAGAAGATTCAATGTCACGTCAACTCACCTATGAATATAATTATGTTTGTGGATTGATTCAATTGCCAGGACAGTTTCTCCAACGTAAAACCTGGCCTCATCTTCTGTTAATATATCCTTCCGCATCAGTAACGTCATCATATCCCCCCAGGTAAATATTCCATAATGAGATATAGATACTCATCATCTTGGAAGGAGCAATATAGTTTGACAATGCAATTACTGTCAACCTCCGCAAGTAGATTCCTCTCAGCTTTCACATGTTCAACCTGAAAATTATAAATGCAATTAGAAAGTTAGCATCGTGATTCAAAATGCATTTACGCAATTATATAGCAGGATTGAAATAGTGTATACCTGGCCTCTGCGAAGCATTTCTGACTTCTTAAGCTTCTTCATGGCATAAACATGACCAGTTGCTTTCTCCTTGCAGATTCTAACCTGTGATGAGAAGATGCGAAGTTAAAAGTTATTATCGTAAAATTCATTCTTATGAGTTTTATAAACTCAGAAAAAGGTGAGTCACAAGAGAGAGTTAACAGTACATCCAAAGAATCCACAAGCTTTAGTAACTTGCAACTATTCAACAAATACAGTACATATGTAGGAGCCTGTCCTTCCAGAAGTTTACTAGATGCATTGTCTCAAGAAAATAAAGTGCTGAAGGCAGGCACAACAATTTTTTAAAGCCAAACAGGCAGAACAATTTAAAAACACGATTTTAGCAACAGAAAAATCTAGTGGTAGTCATAACTCgccaaaaatttctaaattttggcAAGACTATCAAAGCAAGAGCACAAATAGAAGACAAGAACCTATGTGATGATGTACAGTATGATGAAGATATAATTACCTCACCAAATGCACCCTTGCCTATCATGGTCAATGGCTCAAAATCATCAGCACCCATTTTATGCCGCTGGAGTCGCATGTATTCTGTTTCCTTCTTCTCAAAACACTTTAGTAAGTTGTTTTGTTCTTCTTCAGAGACTTCAGCATCAGCCAACTTCTTTTCTAGAATATCACGTCtgcaaaaaatcataattaactatcATTCCTATTCTTCAAAATGAACTACCATAACTTTCCCCACAGTCCTAATCATGCTACATATTTTACAGATGATACAGAAAGCACTGGCAAAATTAAGTTTTCTGTATGAAGTTTTGAACCAAAACATGCTACTAAGCATCTCAACATGAGATAATTCCACCAAATTGTCGATCTAAAATATGGAACGCAGTATAAAATTGCTTGCAACATTATATATGCAGAAAAACAATTTCCATGAGAGGGAAGAATTTAAATCATACCGCTCCTTTCTTTCCTGGAGGCTTTTCATCTGCTTCTTGTAATGGTTTTCAATATATTGCTTTGCAGCTTCTACCCGCTGTTTGGTGACATTTGACGGTGCCTCTTCGCTTGCTGGTGGTTTAGACCCCTCCTTTCCATTTGCAGCCTCTTTCTTCTTCGAACGCCTTAACTTATCTTTAGATTTCAATTTGTTGAGCCAACTCCTTGCAGTTTCCATTGGTTTATAAATACGACCCTTACAAAGTCACACTTCTAGATGTACATTTTAGCTACCCTTTTCATCAACTATCTTATTCTCAGAGATCAAATCTTGCAGACTTTTAGCTCGTCACTGTTTACCGAAATATCCAACAAACAAATTCtgcaaatataaaaaagaatgaaataacaGTACATTAGCTTAGAATGAGGGTTAAcgtttcagaaaaaaaaaaaagggaaagcaaCTTCACAAACAAATTTTAGGTTTATATCATCTGTCAAAGGATATGATatacaaacaaacaaaaactaGACAACTGGTAAGGAGAAAAACATGGTAATCATCAGAAACCTCATGATCTTTTGGAGGCGATTAATGTCTCACCAAACAATCAATTACTATGTTAAGCTTAATTAGTTGTGACATGCTAGCACTAGGCAGCAAGGTATGCACTATTAGGTTCACTTTTTGCACATTTCTTACCTACCAACATAGTTTTTTTTCCTACATGTTTCAGCAACCAAACAACCCTCAACTAAAAACCCGAATCTCAAACAGGTCGAAAATTGAATCCCGAAGTAGAATTGATTTACAGTAACCAATCTAAAACTCTTGTGGgacaaaaaatttattaatatcccAACACTTTATcatcaatttaaaacaaaaaatggaATGATGCTGTGATCCTCAAGTCTTAACTATTCACCCCAAAATAGTTAGCATTAAATCAATCAATAACATTCAAAGCAATTCAACTCAGAAAAGATTGGAGAAAGAGTTAAGATTACTTATCGTTAAAAAaataaagcttttttttttcatcaatttaacagaaCAATCAAAATCTGATAACAAAAAGGGAATCTACGAACTGAGAATCACATGTCAAAGAAGCAAAATCGATCTAAAAATACCCGAAAACAGTCAATTGAAAAAAATCACCAACCAAACAGAAAGAGTCAAATCAAAATCTCAACTCACACGGAACTTAATTACAACTAAAAAActccaaaaataaaacaaaaagctttaaaatataaagaaaacaaaagaattgCAGAAATTAAACTGAACACACGATTAAAGCACCGAATCTAGATTGGGCGATTGAGCGAGAGAAGATAAAAAAACGACAGCGTTTCCAATTTTCAGAGAAGAGTGAGCATAGAGAAGAGAAGATTGAAGCAAAGATGCCCGAATTGAAACCCCATTGAATATGATTTCAGGCTTTTTCAAAAGTTGGAAGCTTTGCCTTCGCTTTGCCTTTTAACtgcttttatatttatttgaatttcgtTTTATATTTCAGTTCCttttttatatatctttttttacattaaatttaataattttttgggatttacaaattagtccaggGTAAGCTACACAcaatgtcactaaattattagtaagtttatattttggtcactcaacttcaaaaagttacaaaatgttcATTGatctattcaaaaattttcatttaaatcgtTAAACTATTcgaatatttttattcaaatcactaggttattaggttttttttaaagtttggttCCACGATTGTTACGGTGGATTAATACCCATCAacgaataaaaatatatatattagatccaagtcgatttgACGGTCAGCTCGGAGATTAAAGAATAAAACTATTCGGATATTGGTTTGCAGATTTGTgatattcaaagttgtttcataaaaaaactaaaatgtagAATAGAAGGGGAatgagagctttcgattggtATTGGTAATGCAAATAGTTAAGGTCATACAATATTGATTCTAACaagaaatgaaaactttcaaatggTTTGAAgatcatttaataattttttgaagttaagtgaccaaaacataaatttattaatagttttaaaacCTTGAGTATAATTTACCcattaattaatttgaattttaaatgaatttggTTAGGTTTGGTGTTCATAGATGCAGTGGACCATGTAGGACTTTACATatgaattaataatattaatccCTTCCACTATGATAAATACAAACAAAATTATAAGTATAATATACCTCTAAATATAGGTTagacaaattaaaatatagaattcAACAAGTACAAAGCACAACGAATGAAAAATGAATAGAGTCGaattaatctaaaaattatataataatttatcttacttttcaatttaaaaaaaattgttttaaccatacatttaaatttttgtatcttTTAACTCTTAAATTTGTACAATTTGTCAAATCACTCAAAAATAACAATTTACGTGTATgccacattaacaattaattttttacaaattaaaaataacttttttattatttttatactttttagtttaaaataattttttaaattttaaattttaaaaaattaattaattattgacttAATATCCACATAACAATTAATATGTATGACAAATcagtaaaattaaataattcaatgtCCTCGTGGTGGAAATGAGAGCCAGCGTCCTCTTTAATTTtcatttgcttatttttttagttgatttaatttatatctttaaattAGCTTATGTAAAATTCATTCttataatatgatataaattttggataactttattggttttattatgaaattcatttttttaatttattaaattaattttaattttttaaaatttgatcttGTATTTAAAAGTATTGATGGTCGAGTTTAAATCCGATTCAAAAGAAGAATAGACTCAGATTCGATTTACCCAAACaattcatttcactatttataaatgataaaaatatttttgaaaattaattataagAATATATAAATAGTACTATAAAATTATtcctatatattttatttttaaacaataaaatgggTTGAAATATGTACGGTCAATATATTGATATGTGTCTGCATGTAAATTTTACTTATGGAGTTTAAAAACTTCATTAACAgtgtattaaatattttcttatataatataaaatatgatataaatatacaatttacaacatatataaataaaaagaaaaaattagaagtgaaacaaataaaaaaaggaaatgaaacagaataaattaggtaatttattaaaaaacaattaaataataaagaaagatgAGCTGGACCACTTAGAAATTATGGGATTAGAGAAGTGTCTGTCAGTCAAGAATAATTGCCTTAATAATTTCTTTTCTTAAAAAATCACTTATTAAAAGCCTTGACATGTGTCTTTGTTCTTTTTAGGGTAAATATACCATTTGTTATTTGAGTTTTGTtctaatgttcaatttggtacttgaatttagCTTTAATGTTCTCTTTGATATCCAACGACGTTGTATGGACCAAAATGTATAGGTACTTGGGAaaaaaaactcaagtaccaaTGTCAAACGTAGATGCTTAATTGGGATAGAAAAACTCAAGCATCAAATTTAGTTCTTAACATTTACCCTTTTTTCACTTTGgtccttatttttttttttatcacattGACCGTCAATCTTc
This window of the Gossypium hirsutum isolate 1008001.06 chromosome A09, Gossypium_hirsutum_v2.1, whole genome shotgun sequence genome carries:
- the LOC107929128 gene encoding LOW QUALITY PROTEIN: serine/threonine-protein kinase tricornered (The sequence of the model RefSeq protein was modified relative to this genomic sequence to represent the inferred CDS: inserted 1 base in 1 codon) gives rise to the protein METARSWLNKLKSKDKLRRSKKKEAANGKEGSKPPASEEAPSNVTKQRVEAAKQYIENHYKKQMKSLQERKERRDILEKKLADAEVSEEEQNNLLKCFEKKETEYMRLQRHKMGADDFEPLTMIGKGAFGEVRICKEKATGHVYAMKKLKKSEMLRRGQVEHVKAERNLLAEVDSNCIVKLYCSFQDDEYLYLIMEYLPXGDMMTLLMRKDILTEDEARFYVGETVLAIESIHKHNYIHRDIKPDNLLLDKNGHMKLSDFGLCKPLDCSNLQEKDFTLAKNLSGALQSDGRPAPPKRTQQEQLQHWQRNRRMLAYSTVGTPDYIAPEVLLKKGYGMECDWWSLGAIMYEMLVGYPPFYSDEPMSTCRKIVNWRTHLKFPEEAKLSPEAKDLISKLLCNVEQRLGTKGANEIKAHPWFKGIEWDKLYQMKAAFIPEVNDELDTQNFEKFEEADNQIPSATKSGPWRKMLSSKDVNFVGYTYKNFEIVDDNQLPGIAELKKKSSKPKRPSIKSLFEDESAAAASQPVQGSFINLLPPQHEAPENHYRK